The following are encoded together in the Chaetodon trifascialis isolate fChaTrf1 chromosome 3, fChaTrf1.hap1, whole genome shotgun sequence genome:
- the LOC139351292 gene encoding galanin receptor type 2-like, whose amino-acid sequence MTGKLCDVMFEHTAIDYTSMTEDRMLLWNSTRSEDLLGNSSDAGRNVEQILVPILDALILVLGVGGHTLVMVILCGRRRKGVGRIGQASQSSMTGTGTDVLLLALSAADLLLLAMLPFHTVTIAMQHWPFGDLMCRLVGFLGSACSSASVFTLAALAVSRYLTVVQPTRAYNLLSPRRVSIAAALLWVPACCLAAPQLEFRFVGSPHQALDGLACFAFLSDRDQLIYGLCHFIMAFLLPLVTIAVAYIRIYLFLWRSRHARSAPQVERYQNKVTQTLAVLVIAFTVCWLPSYGLMLALLAGDSSGATGASPRYGPITVFARLMATSSTVMNPILYVLMSQKFRQDLMRLFKRGGQRASVAVAMSAA is encoded by the exons ATGACTGGAAAACTGTGTGATGTTATGTTTGAGCACACTGCTATTGACT ACACCTCCATGACTGAAGACAGGATGCTGCTGTGGAACTCGACACGTTCAGAGGATCTGCTGGGGAACAGCAGTGATGCTGGTCGCAACGTGGAGCAAATCCTCGTCCCGATATTAGATGCACTGATTCTGGTGCTGGGAGTTGGTGGGCACACCTTGGTGATGGTGATCTTGTGCGGGAGGCGGAGAAAGGGAGTGGGACGTATTGGACAGGCTTCTCAAAGCTCCATGACAGGCACGGGAACAGACGTCCTCCTGCTGGCTCTGAGTGCTGCAGACCTGCTTTTGCTCGCTATGCTTCCCTTCCACACTGTCACCATCGCCATGCAGCACTGGCCGTTTGGGGACTTAATGTGTCGTCTGGTGGGCTTCTTGGGATCAGCCTGTTCCTCGGCCAGTGTCTTCACGCTGGCCGCACTGGCTGTGTCTCGCTATCTGACTGTGGTGCAGCCTACCAGAGCCTACAACCTCCTGTCCCCTCGCCGGGTGTCAATCGCTGCTGCGCTCCTCTGGGTCCCAGCCTGCTGCCTCGCTGCTCCTCAGCTGGAATTTCGCTTTGTGGGAAGCCCACACCAAGCCCTTGATGGCCTTGCTTGCTTTGCTTTCCTGTCCGACCGAGACCAGCTGATCTATGGACTGTGTCACTTCATCATGGCCTTCTTGCTTCCACTGGTCACCATTGCAGTGGCGTACATCAGAATCTACTTGTTCCTGTGGAGAAGTCGGCATGCCAGAAGTGCCCCCCAAGTGGAGCGCTACCAGAACAAAGTGACCCAGACATTGGCCGTTCTGGTGATTGCTTTTACTGTGTGCTGGCTGCCGTCCTATGGCCTGATGTTGGCCTTACTGGCAGGTGACAGCTCAGGGGCCACTGGCGCCTCACCACGTTATGGCCCCATCACCGTGTTTGCACGCCTCATGGCGACCTCCTCTACAGTGATGAACCCCATCCTCTATGTACTCATGTCCCAAAAATTCAGACAAGACTTAATGAGGCTGTTCAAGAGGGGAGGGCAAAGAGCCAGTGTAGCTGTGGCTATGTCTGCTGCCTGA